A part of Blastocatellia bacterium genomic DNA contains:
- a CDS encoding beta-propeller fold lactonase family protein: MKQSVISRNRFLIILGCFLLVGLTVLGGSYSAPPPPPPAQLTPDGQFAFVSNNGSSDVSIYTVNSNGSLQPAGTVPAGSGPQGIAVGPAMQPSPYAISGQPVYVVNENNNSVGIYTVNPSSGQLTPVGTVDTGGNPQAVAIDNSGHMAIVANTGSNTATVYAVSPTNGNLTPMQTVPTGQNPTAVTINDMNNQVYVANSGSSNISVYSMDMSSGTVNPVGTVSMPPGAGPPSSIDVLPSGNVAVATSPSTNNMSVFLVPQNPAVPLIPLAAIPAGNGPTSIDIGPDGVAAVTLTGGSGKQPLGLVALFQISRTGTVTPRGIALTQGSGPAGVAFDPKGFFHVTNSQSNTISSFAVMPGSGAMFLGTRPTGRSPKGVALALRRN; encoded by the coding sequence ATGAAGCAATCGGTCATCTCACGTAATCGGTTTCTCATCATTCTCGGATGTTTCTTGCTTGTTGGGTTGACGGTGCTTGGTGGAAGCTACAGTGCACCGCCGCCACCACCGCCAGCTCAACTGACGCCTGACGGTCAATTCGCTTTCGTGAGCAACAATGGCTCGTCAGATGTCTCCATCTATACGGTCAACAGCAACGGGTCTTTGCAACCGGCTGGAACTGTACCTGCCGGCTCTGGACCACAGGGCATTGCCGTCGGACCGGCGATGCAGCCGTCGCCTTATGCCATCAGCGGCCAGCCGGTTTATGTGGTCAATGAGAACAACAACTCGGTGGGCATCTACACCGTCAACCCGTCATCTGGTCAACTGACGCCGGTCGGCACAGTGGATACAGGCGGCAATCCGCAAGCCGTGGCCATTGATAACAGCGGGCACATGGCTATTGTGGCCAATACGGGATCGAATACGGCGACGGTCTACGCCGTCAGCCCAACCAATGGGAATTTGACGCCGATGCAGACCGTGCCGACAGGGCAAAATCCTACGGCTGTGACCATCAATGACATGAATAATCAAGTCTATGTCGCCAATAGCGGCTCGAGCAACATCAGCGTCTATAGCATGGACATGAGCAGCGGCACGGTCAATCCGGTTGGCACGGTGAGCATGCCGCCGGGCGCTGGCCCGCCTAGCTCCATTGATGTGCTGCCCAGCGGAAATGTGGCCGTGGCGACCAGTCCCTCGACAAACAACATGAGCGTGTTTCTGGTTCCACAGAATCCGGCCGTTCCGCTGATTCCACTGGCTGCTATACCAGCGGGCAATGGTCCGACCTCGATTGACATCGGTCCAGACGGCGTGGCCGCCGTGACGCTCACAGGCGGATCAGGAAAACAACCACTGGGATTGGTGGCGCTCTTCCAGATTTCACGGACAGGAACCGTGACACCGCGTGGCATCGCTCTGACTCAAGGGAGCGGCCCGGCCGGCGTGGCATTTGATCCGAAAGGATTTTTCCACGTGACCAACAGCCAGTCCAATACAATTTCGTCGTTTGCCGTGATGCCCGGCAGTGGCGCAATGTTTCTGGGAACAAGACCGACGGGCCGGTCGCCTAAGGGCGTTGCCTTGGCCCTTCGTCGCAACTAG